A stretch of the Mycobacterium sp. ITM-2016-00317 genome encodes the following:
- a CDS encoding DUF4344 domain-containing metallopeptidase, whose translation MHPQIAPVLIAALLVAGCGGAQQAAPSDQPSAKVSADSGESPAADGNGRMTVTYEDAHTPEAENGRALLQDNTVLEDLADDINQSLALPHDVALIGAQCDEANAYWDRAASSVTICYEDADLAEYIFAEAGDPDPIASAVNSEYATFYHEVGHMVISLYNLPVTGREEDVADQLAAYVLLAEGEDGTIDPVSVQAVKDYARTFGAAGAERTELDNDDFADVHSLDETRNINLQCWIYGADPEGNADLVGGELPERRADGCSEEWAQLQNAWATLLDPHFK comes from the coding sequence GTGCATCCGCAAATAGCTCCCGTGCTGATCGCCGCGCTGCTCGTGGCAGGGTGCGGCGGCGCCCAGCAGGCGGCCCCCTCCGACCAACCGTCGGCGAAGGTGTCCGCCGACTCCGGGGAAAGCCCCGCAGCAGACGGCAACGGGCGAATGACGGTCACCTACGAAGACGCGCACACCCCCGAGGCCGAGAACGGTCGCGCGCTGCTGCAGGACAACACGGTGCTCGAAGACCTCGCCGACGACATCAACCAGTCGCTGGCGCTTCCCCACGACGTGGCGCTGATCGGCGCCCAGTGCGACGAGGCCAACGCGTACTGGGATCGCGCCGCCTCCAGCGTCACGATCTGCTACGAGGACGCCGACCTCGCCGAGTACATCTTCGCTGAGGCAGGTGACCCGGATCCGATTGCGTCAGCGGTCAACTCGGAGTACGCGACGTTCTACCACGAGGTCGGTCACATGGTGATCAGCCTGTACAACCTGCCGGTCACCGGCCGCGAAGAGGACGTCGCCGACCAGCTCGCCGCCTACGTGCTGCTCGCCGAGGGGGAGGACGGCACCATCGATCCCGTGTCGGTGCAGGCCGTCAAGGACTACGCCCGCACATTCGGCGCGGCCGGCGCCGAGCGCACCGAGCTCGACAACGACGACTTCGCCGACGTCCACTCGCTGGACGAGACCCGCAATATCAACCTGCAGTGCTGGATCTACGGCGCCGACCCGGAGGGCAATGCCGACCTGGTGGGCGGCGAACTACCCGAGCGGCGGGCCGACGGCTGCTCCGAGGAATGGGCGCAGCTGCAGAACGCCTGGGCGACGCTGCTCGACCCGCACTTCAAGTAG
- a CDS encoding esterase family protein, giving the protein MFFARLAVALLLAAGVTVSAPPAAQAFSRPGLPIEQLDIPSPSMGRTIRVEFQGGGPHSVLLLDGLRAQDDFNGWDINTAAFEWFHESGVSVIMPVGGQSSFYADWYRPAKNNAGTLTYKWETFLTNEMPTWLAANRVQDPFGNAVVGLSMSGSAALTMAAWHPRQYKFAASLSGYLAPSQKLWPPLIDIAMQDAGGFDSFDMWGKPGSPAWLRADPMLNINRLVANRTALWIYCGNGVTSDLDTGGDFGRSVSAGSLETITLSTNKEFRDKYLAAGGRNAVFNFPPNGTHSWGYWGAQLQAMKADLVRLLVPPPPPPPPPAPAPPPPAAPAAPAG; this is encoded by the coding sequence ATGTTCTTCGCGCGCCTCGCCGTCGCGCTGCTGCTTGCCGCCGGAGTGACGGTGAGCGCCCCGCCGGCGGCCCAGGCGTTCTCCCGGCCCGGACTGCCGATCGAACAGCTCGACATCCCGTCGCCGTCGATGGGCCGCACCATCCGCGTCGAATTTCAGGGCGGCGGCCCCCATTCGGTGCTGCTGCTCGACGGGCTGCGCGCCCAGGACGACTTCAACGGCTGGGACATCAACACCGCGGCGTTCGAGTGGTTCCACGAGTCCGGGGTGTCGGTGATCATGCCGGTCGGCGGACAGTCCAGTTTCTACGCCGACTGGTACCGACCCGCCAAGAACAACGCCGGGACGCTGACGTACAAGTGGGAGACGTTCCTGACCAACGAGATGCCGACGTGGCTGGCCGCCAACCGGGTTCAGGATCCCTTCGGCAATGCCGTTGTCGGGCTGTCGATGTCGGGCAGCGCGGCGTTGACGATGGCGGCCTGGCATCCGCGCCAGTACAAGTTCGCCGCATCGCTGTCGGGGTATCTGGCGCCGTCGCAGAAGCTGTGGCCGCCGCTGATCGACATCGCGATGCAGGATGCAGGCGGCTTCGACTCGTTCGACATGTGGGGCAAGCCGGGTTCGCCGGCCTGGCTGCGTGCGGACCCGATGCTGAACATCAATCGGCTGGTCGCCAACCGCACCGCGCTGTGGATCTACTGCGGCAACGGGGTGACCTCGGACCTGGACACCGGCGGCGACTTCGGCCGCAGCGTCAGCGCCGGCTCTCTCGAGACGATCACGCTGAGCACCAACAAGGAGTTCCGCGACAAGTACCTCGCGGCGGGCGGGCGCAACGCGGTGTTCAACTTCCCGCCGAACGGCACCCACAGCTGGGGGTACTGGGGCGCCCAGCTGCAGGCGATGAAAGCCGACCTGGTCCGGCTGCTCGTGCCGCCGCCTCCACCCCCGCCGCCTCCGGCGCCCGCGCCACCACCACCGGCGGCACCGGCGGCACCGGCGGGCTGA
- a CDS encoding glycogen/starch/alpha-glucan phosphorylase: MGPTGQTRSGLTADALRAAVKDHLMYSIARPAAVLTPEHYYQALSLAVRDRMQKRWMSTTQNWLDLSAKVTCYLSAEFLMGPQLGNNLLNLGIEDAAREALADLGQDLDVILACEGEPGLGNGGLGRLAACYLDSLATLERPSIGYGIRYEFGIFTQEIVDGWQVEKTDNWLVHGNPWEIDKPDASYIVNWGGHTETYEDVTGRLRVRWVPQRVLKGVSHDTPVQGYGVTTCNTLTLWSARAVESFALEAFNTGDFYKAVDEEVISETVSKVLYPNDEPEAGKRLRLLQQYFFVTCSLQDILNIHLQRAHLPLHTLPDKWAIQLNDTHPSIAVAELMRLLIDEHQLGWDEAWDLTVRTFGYTNHTLLPEALETWPLHIFGEALPRHLELIYQINERFLDEVRARFPGDEERVRRMSLIGEDGGKSVRMAHLATVGSHAVNGVAALHSELLKASVLKDFYEMWPERFGNVTNGVTPRRFLALSNPGLRALLDDTIGPGWLTDLGRLHGLESFVDDPAFRARWREVKRANKARLAEHVHSITGIELDPSWMFDVQVKRIHEYKRQHLMVLHIIALYHRLKANPGLSIPPRVFIFGGKAAPGYFMAKRIIKLITAVGDTVNADPRVNRFLKVVFLPNFNVKTAHLVYPAANLSEQISTAGKEASGTGNMKFMINGALTIGTLDGANVEIRQEAGSENFFLFGLTESQVERVKADGYRPMAHVESDPELAAVLELIASGEFTQGDTEVLRPIVDNLLHHDPFLVLADYRAYVDCQDDVSRVWLDRDAWSRMSIRNTARSGKFSSDRAIRQYCDEIWGVGPMSVDLD, translated from the coding sequence ATGGGGCCGACCGGGCAGACCCGCTCCGGGCTGACCGCCGACGCGCTGCGCGCCGCGGTCAAGGACCACCTGATGTACTCGATCGCCCGGCCCGCCGCCGTGCTGACCCCCGAGCACTACTACCAGGCGCTGTCGCTGGCCGTGCGGGACCGGATGCAGAAGCGCTGGATGAGCACCACACAGAACTGGCTGGACCTGTCGGCGAAGGTCACCTGCTATCTGTCGGCGGAGTTCCTGATGGGCCCGCAGCTGGGCAACAACCTGCTCAACCTCGGCATCGAGGACGCGGCCCGCGAAGCGCTGGCCGACCTCGGCCAGGACCTCGACGTGATCCTGGCCTGCGAGGGCGAGCCGGGGCTGGGCAACGGCGGCCTGGGCCGGCTGGCCGCGTGCTACCTGGACTCGCTGGCCACCCTCGAGCGCCCGTCGATCGGCTACGGCATCCGCTACGAGTTCGGCATCTTCACCCAGGAGATCGTCGACGGCTGGCAGGTCGAGAAGACCGACAACTGGCTGGTGCACGGCAATCCGTGGGAGATCGACAAGCCGGACGCCAGCTACATCGTCAACTGGGGCGGGCACACCGAGACCTATGAGGACGTCACGGGCCGGCTGCGGGTGCGCTGGGTGCCCCAGCGGGTGCTCAAAGGCGTCTCCCACGACACCCCGGTGCAGGGCTACGGCGTCACCACCTGCAACACGCTGACGCTGTGGAGCGCGCGGGCGGTCGAGTCTTTCGCGCTGGAGGCGTTCAACACCGGCGACTTCTACAAGGCGGTCGACGAGGAGGTCATCTCCGAGACCGTGTCCAAGGTGCTCTACCCCAACGACGAACCGGAGGCCGGCAAGCGGCTGCGGTTGCTGCAGCAGTACTTCTTCGTCACGTGCTCGCTGCAGGACATCCTGAACATCCATCTGCAGCGGGCGCACCTGCCGCTGCACACGCTGCCCGACAAGTGGGCCATCCAGCTCAACGACACCCACCCGTCGATCGCGGTGGCCGAGCTGATGCGGCTGCTCATCGACGAGCATCAGCTCGGCTGGGACGAAGCCTGGGACCTGACGGTGCGCACGTTCGGCTACACCAACCACACGCTGTTGCCCGAGGCGCTGGAGACCTGGCCGCTGCACATCTTCGGCGAGGCACTGCCCCGCCATCTGGAGCTGATCTACCAGATCAACGAACGGTTCCTCGACGAGGTGCGGGCCCGCTTCCCCGGCGACGAGGAGCGGGTGCGCCGGATGTCGTTGATCGGCGAGGACGGCGGAAAAAGCGTGCGGATGGCGCACCTGGCCACCGTCGGCAGCCACGCCGTCAACGGGGTCGCGGCGCTGCATTCGGAACTGCTCAAGGCCAGCGTGCTCAAGGACTTCTACGAGATGTGGCCGGAGCGCTTCGGCAACGTCACCAACGGGGTGACGCCGCGACGGTTCCTGGCGCTGTCCAACCCGGGGCTGCGCGCGCTGCTCGACGACACCATCGGGCCCGGCTGGCTGACCGACCTGGGCCGGCTGCACGGCCTCGAGTCGTTCGTCGACGACCCGGCTTTCCGAGCCCGCTGGCGGGAGGTCAAGCGCGCCAACAAGGCCCGGCTGGCCGAGCATGTGCACTCGATCACCGGCATCGAGCTCGATCCGTCCTGGATGTTCGACGTCCAGGTCAAGCGCATCCACGAGTACAAGCGCCAGCACCTGATGGTGTTGCACATCATCGCGCTGTACCACCGGCTCAAGGCCAACCCCGGTCTGTCGATCCCGCCGCGGGTGTTCATCTTCGGCGGCAAGGCCGCGCCCGGCTATTTCATGGCCAAGCGGATCATCAAGCTGATCACCGCCGTCGGCGACACGGTCAACGCCGACCCGCGGGTCAACCGGTTCCTGAAGGTGGTGTTCCTGCCCAACTTCAACGTCAAGACCGCGCATCTGGTGTATCCGGCGGCCAACCTGAGCGAGCAGATCTCGACGGCCGGCAAGGAGGCCTCGGGCACCGGGAACATGAAGTTCATGATCAACGGCGCGCTGACGATCGGGACCCTCGACGGCGCCAACGTCGAGATCCGGCAGGAGGCCGGCTCGGAGAACTTCTTCCTGTTCGGGCTGACCGAGAGCCAGGTCGAGCGGGTCAAGGCCGACGGCTACCGCCCGATGGCCCATGTGGAGTCCGATCCGGAGCTCGCGGCGGTGCTGGAGCTGATCGCCAGCGGTGAGTTCACCCAGGGCGACACCGAGGTGCTGCGCCCGATCGTGGACAACCTGCTGCACCACGACCCGTTCCTGGTGCTGGCCGACTACCGCGCGTACGTGGACTGCCAGGACGACGTCAGCCGGGTGTGGCTGGACCGGGACGCGTGGTCGCGGATGTCGATCCGCAACACCGCGCGCAGCGGCAAGTTCTCCTCCGACCGCGCGATCCGGCAGTACTGCGACGAGATCTGGGGCGTCGGCCCGATGTCGGTCGACCTGGACTGA